In a single window of the Methylococcus sp. Mc7 genome:
- a CDS encoding protein-L-isoaspartate(D-aspartate) O-methyltransferase, whose protein sequence is MTIPLIEVRPPVSAGGRCGSRPLAIVLLLGGLFALATVPLGCALAQPDDYAAARGRMVELQLKGAGRDISDPGVLKAMAEVPRHEFVPQPLREYAYSDSPLPIGFGQTISQPYIVAFMTERLEPKPSDKVLEIGTGSGYQAAVLSKLVAEVYTIEIVEPLGQRAKADLQRLGFGNVRVRIGDGYRGWPEAAPFDAIILTSAVSDVPEPLIGQLKEGGRMIAPLGPSYYQDLYLLKKQGGKLERRAVLPVRFVPMTGEVLRGTKP, encoded by the coding sequence ATGACGATACCGCTGATCGAGGTTCGCCCTCCGGTTTCCGCCGGGGGAAGGTGTGGCAGCCGGCCACTCGCCATCGTACTCCTGCTCGGCGGCCTGTTCGCTCTCGCGACGGTGCCCCTCGGCTGCGCTCTTGCCCAGCCGGACGACTACGCGGCGGCCCGCGGACGCATGGTCGAGCTGCAGCTCAAGGGGGCCGGGCGCGACATCAGTGATCCGGGGGTGCTCAAGGCGATGGCCGAGGTGCCTCGGCACGAATTCGTGCCCCAGCCGCTGCGGGAATACGCCTACAGCGACAGCCCGCTGCCCATCGGCTTCGGACAGACGATTTCCCAGCCCTACATCGTCGCCTTCATGACCGAGCGGCTCGAGCCCAAGCCCTCCGACAAGGTGCTGGAAATCGGGACCGGATCGGGTTACCAGGCGGCCGTGCTGTCGAAGCTGGTGGCGGAGGTTTACACCATCGAGATCGTCGAGCCGCTGGGGCAAAGGGCCAAGGCCGACCTTCAGCGCCTGGGCTTCGGCAACGTGAGGGTCCGGATCGGAGACGGCTACCGGGGCTGGCCGGAAGCCGCGCCTTTCGATGCGATCATCCTGACCAGCGCTGTGAGCGACGTGCCGGAGCCTCTCATCGGACAGCTCAAGGAGGGCGGCCGGATGATCGCGCCGCTCGGCCCGTCGTATTACCAGGATCTGTATCTGCTGAAAAAGCAGGGCGGAAAACTGGAACGGCGGGCGGTCCTTCCGGTCCGGTTCGTCCCCATGACCGGCGAGGTCTTGAGGGGGACGAAGCCGTGA
- a CDS encoding YajD family HNH nuclease: MPRKTNPDPSKLDRIVAEARRSQEERERGYRERALKMYPWVCGRCAREFNHKNLRELTVHHRDHNHDNNPADGSNWELLCLYCHDNEHQRYLSADMTGKVEAGARQATTLTHNAFAGLADLLKAKK; encoded by the coding sequence ATGCCAAGAAAGACCAACCCCGATCCCAGCAAACTCGACCGCATCGTCGCCGAAGCCCGCCGCAGCCAGGAGGAGCGGGAGCGCGGCTACCGCGAGCGGGCGCTCAAGATGTACCCCTGGGTTTGCGGACGCTGCGCCCGCGAATTCAACCACAAGAATCTGCGGGAACTCACGGTACATCACCGCGACCACAATCACGACAACAATCCGGCCGACGGCAGCAACTGGGAGTTGTTGTGCCTGTACTGTCACGACAACGAGCACCAGCGCTACCTCAGCGCCGACATGACCGGCAAGGTCGAGGCCGGGGCACGGCAGGCTACCACGCTGACCCACAATGCCTTCGCCGGCCTGGCCGATCTGCTGAAGGCGAAAAAGTAA
- a CDS encoding SlyX family protein produces the protein MTVENEARLVDIETKLAYLEDTVLALNEVLARQQKQIDRLESKIRLVVERVQQMSALAEPAAPAADEKPPHY, from the coding sequence ATGACGGTGGAAAACGAGGCGCGGCTGGTCGACATCGAAACCAAGCTCGCTTATCTGGAGGACACCGTTCTCGCCTTGAACGAAGTGCTCGCTCGGCAGCAGAAACAGATCGATCGGCTCGAATCCAAAATCCGGCTGGTGGTCGAGCGCGTGCAGCAGATGTCGGCGCTGGCCGAGCCGGCTGCTCCGGCGGCGGACGAAAAGCCGCCTCATTATTGA
- a CDS encoding ATP-binding protein encodes MTHPLPPAESLTVEFKSDRKRLSDAELVEAVVCLANAEGGEFWLGVEDDGTPTGLHPEHALLTGLPGLVAARTSPAVAVQVQAVEVGGVRVARVAVPKGATEVATASGVYLRRRIRHDGRPECVPMLPHDRASRLAHLGLVDASAQAVAGATLADFDPLERERLRQTVQQYGGDRVLLELDDDALDGALGFTARQPDGSRVPTLCGLLLVGRESALRELVAMHEVAFQVLEREAVRFNEFRRFPLLKALDWLETNFRPYNPEEELQVGLFRVPVPMVDMAAFREAVANALIHRDYHRLGAVHVRLDDQGLTISNPGGLVEGVTLANLLTTEPRPRNRALADAMKRIGVVERSGRGVDTIYRGMLKFGRPAPDYSRTDAHNVVVRLPTEPADLDFRRLVVEEEERRRGGDLPIDSLIALAAVRELKRVTAEELAGRIQRDAASAKRTLEALTEAGLVEAHGSTRGRSYTLSAAVYRVAGDKAGTPGRLASRRSRTNKWC; translated from the coding sequence GTGACCCACCCGCTGCCGCCCGCCGAATCGCTGACGGTCGAGTTCAAGAGCGACCGCAAGCGGTTGTCCGACGCTGAACTGGTCGAGGCGGTGGTCTGCCTGGCCAATGCCGAGGGCGGCGAGTTCTGGCTGGGGGTGGAAGACGACGGTACGCCCACCGGCCTGCACCCCGAGCATGCGCTGCTGACGGGGCTGCCGGGCCTCGTTGCCGCGCGCACCTCGCCCGCCGTGGCGGTGCAGGTGCAGGCGGTCGAGGTGGGCGGTGTGCGGGTGGCGCGCGTTGCGGTACCCAAGGGGGCGACCGAGGTGGCCACGGCATCCGGCGTGTATTTGCGGCGTCGCATCCGGCATGATGGCCGGCCGGAATGCGTGCCCATGTTGCCGCACGACCGCGCCAGTCGGCTCGCGCATCTGGGCCTGGTGGACGCTTCGGCCCAGGCGGTGGCTGGCGCCACGCTGGCAGACTTCGACCCATTGGAGCGCGAGCGGCTGCGCCAGACCGTGCAGCAATACGGCGGAGACCGGGTGCTGCTGGAGTTGGATGACGATGCGCTGGACGGCGCGCTGGGTTTCACCGCGCGCCAGCCCGACGGCAGCCGCGTGCCCACGCTGTGCGGCTTGCTATTGGTGGGGCGCGAGTCGGCGCTGCGCGAGCTGGTGGCCATGCACGAGGTGGCTTTCCAGGTGCTGGAACGCGAAGCGGTGCGCTTCAACGAATTCAGGCGCTTTCCGCTGCTCAAGGCGCTGGACTGGCTGGAAACCAACTTCCGCCCCTACAACCCCGAGGAGGAGTTGCAGGTGGGGCTGTTCCGCGTGCCGGTCCCGATGGTGGACATGGCGGCCTTCCGCGAGGCCGTGGCCAACGCGCTGATCCACCGCGATTACCACCGCCTGGGCGCTGTGCATGTGCGGCTGGACGATCAGGGCCTGACCATCAGCAACCCCGGCGGTCTGGTGGAAGGCGTGACCCTGGCCAACTTGCTGACCACCGAGCCGCGCCCGCGCAACCGCGCGCTGGCCGATGCGATGAAGCGCATCGGCGTGGTCGAGCGCTCGGGCCGGGGTGTGGACACGATCTACCGCGGCATGCTCAAGTTCGGCCGCCCGGCGCCGGATTACTCGCGCACCGATGCGCACAACGTGGTGGTGCGCCTGCCCACCGAGCCGGCCGATCTGGATTTCCGCCGTCTGGTGGTGGAGGAGGAGGAGCGGCGGCGAGGCGGCGACCTGCCCATCGACAGCCTGATCGCACTGGCGGCGGTGCGGGAACTCAAGCGGGTGACGGCGGAAGAGCTGGCTGGGCGCATCCAGCGCGATGCCGCCAGCGCCAAGCGCACGCTGGAGGCGCTGACCGAGGCGGGCCTGGTGGAAGCCCACGGCAGCACGCGGGGACGCAGCTACACCCTTTCAGCGGCCGTCTACCGGGTGGCGGGTGACAAGGCGGGTACACCCGGCAGGCTGGCTTCGCGCCGATCCAGAACGAACAAATGGTGCTGA
- a CDS encoding APC family permease, which yields MQEVRRFGLPSATLLVVASMVGSGVFTTGGFLLEALRSPWLVLLAWLAGGAIAACGALSYGALAQRFPESGGEYLFLSRTLHPAAGNVAGWVSLVVGFSAPMAAAAYGFGEYLAPWTPWHAPQLTGTLLLAAFALLHGAHGPVGTGVQNFAVAFKLVLITGFVVLAWPRLAIAPLATGSSEGAGFGAFFSSLIWVSFSYSGWNAAVYLGGEVRDPERSLPRALLLGTGLVTVLYLALNTAFMFSAAPEALAGKADIGRAAALALGGPVWGDFLTLLVAFALSLSVSAMMMAGPRVSACMARDGYLPPWLSLHEDGAPKRATFLQCALSLALLWSAGFKDLLTYTGFTLGLSTAATVFGLIRLRLKEGDACPVIGWPWAPLVYLLAVLAMTAAALVRQPQAAFWGLATLPAVWALWRMGAIWSGNARTGSG from the coding sequence ATGCAGGAAGTACGCCGATTCGGCTTGCCTTCCGCCACCTTGCTGGTAGTGGCCAGCATGGTCGGTTCCGGCGTTTTCACGACCGGCGGCTTCCTGCTGGAAGCGTTGCGATCGCCCTGGCTGGTCTTGCTGGCCTGGCTGGCCGGCGGAGCGATCGCCGCCTGCGGCGCCCTGAGTTACGGCGCGCTGGCGCAGCGTTTTCCGGAATCGGGGGGAGAATACCTGTTCCTGTCCCGTACCCTGCATCCCGCCGCCGGCAATGTCGCCGGCTGGGTGTCCCTGGTGGTGGGTTTTTCCGCGCCCATGGCTGCCGCCGCTTACGGTTTCGGCGAGTACCTGGCGCCCTGGACGCCCTGGCATGCGCCTCAACTGACCGGAACACTGCTGCTGGCCGCCTTCGCCTTGCTCCACGGCGCGCACGGCCCGGTGGGTACCGGGGTGCAGAACTTCGCCGTCGCGTTCAAGCTCGTGCTCATCACGGGCTTCGTTGTGCTGGCCTGGCCGCGGCTGGCCATCGCGCCGCTTGCCACCGGATCGAGCGAGGGCGCCGGCTTCGGCGCCTTCTTTTCCTCGCTCATCTGGGTCTCGTTCAGTTATTCCGGCTGGAACGCCGCCGTCTACCTCGGCGGCGAAGTGCGCGATCCCGAACGCAGCCTGCCGCGGGCGCTGCTGCTGGGCACCGGCCTGGTCACCGTGCTCTATCTGGCGCTGAACACCGCGTTCATGTTTTCCGCCGCTCCCGAGGCACTGGCGGGCAAGGCGGACATCGGCCGTGCCGCGGCGCTCGCGCTGGGCGGCCCCGTCTGGGGGGATTTTCTAACCCTGCTGGTGGCTTTCGCCCTGTCCCTCTCGGTTTCGGCCATGATGATGGCCGGTCCCCGCGTCAGCGCGTGCATGGCGCGGGACGGGTATCTCCCGCCCTGGTTGTCGCTGCATGAAGACGGCGCGCCCAAACGGGCGACGTTCCTGCAATGCGCCCTGTCTTTGGCGCTGCTATGGAGCGCGGGCTTCAAGGATTTGCTGACCTACACCGGCTTTACCCTCGGGTTGAGCACCGCGGCGACGGTCTTCGGCCTGATCCGGCTGCGGCTCAAGGAGGGTGATGCCTGCCCGGTCATCGGCTGGCCGTGGGCGCCGCTGGTCTACCTGCTGGCGGTCCTCGCCATGACCGCCGCCGCCTTGGTCCGCCAGCCCCAGGCTGCTTTTTGGGGGCTTGCCACACTGCCGGCGGTTTGGGCGCTTTGGCGCATGGGCGCCATCTGGTCCGGAAACGCCCGCACCGGCTCCGGTTGA
- a CDS encoding DUF748 domain-containing protein: protein MKSLPHWVRMPWFNALAVVLALTGLYAVLGFVLLPRLAEHLAPELAARYLKRHLSIAEVRFDPFRFSLDLQGFALDEVSGEPLLSFARLSLNLDPVGLLDNTLTFSEALVEKPSVDLVVDAEGRLNLAKLADELPESAEPGKRDGQPLAVTFKHLSMVGGKVRFADRSRTAPFEETFDSIDLEVADLSTLPEVQGTHHVTAKFRERGILDWRGGISINPPYSEGDLRVGNVPLAALWPFVKERIALAEPGGELGAVAHYRLAEGPAGLDLSVSGLTAEIESLKLIPEGGSEPILTLARLEARDAGFDPANRLVRVPKFEIREGRLRAAVDEAGEIDWLKLSRPDAPAAAPPVSKDQPEPPWRVEVGAFSMAKIGVDYADASRRAPVCLGVGALELSFAAAMEVGAEDLKAAISRLAIRMDNIALTAAGASGQREDLATLESLTVEDGNLDLAKREIAIGRIALKGGGTRIDREAAGGILPAEALAPKASAGRPPEPPEAGAWRYALQQFVLEDFGVAMADRTFVPAIAYDLDRLRLSLGPVASGAVTPMTFDAAFAVRQGGEFKASGSLSQSLDQADGEVRLERIDLKSLHPLVARFSRLRLESGDLSAQLEFGYRQDSGTALKAKGDLSVGGLLLKETASGKRFLSWKNLSAEALDFGLAEGRLAVKQVRIAEPGWNMEIFEDRSTNIERIFAGDRPPGAAPKAVEGRRRTEKSKPLLVTVEAVRVEKGDIDFSDMSLVLPFATRIHDFFGTAAGLSTRPEARTMLQFHGQVDRYGAVNVYGQLSPLAPKHFGDVSVAFRNVDMPSLSPYSATFAGREITSGKLNLDIRYQIDDGRLRNDNRIVLERFALGERIESPKAVSLPLDLAVALLTDGDGKIEVSVPVEGDLGNPRFDYGKVIWEAFVNVITRTVTAPFRALGGLFGGNGEEMGGVLFEPGRADIGPPELEKLHKVMVALAQRPRLSLEVRGGVDPDLDGRALKSLQVRRALAAKLGFRWSPEEEPGPVPFDSAASQSALEELADERGGPNAVDKLQAAFEKKEGRKVGRIGRVSALVGRPSPDSAFYRALFEHLVETAPLAAQDLEALAGRRAQAVAVELTRRGALDPGRVKVGDTTSGDVRDRRIVTTLDLRPAGG, encoded by the coding sequence ATGAAATCCCTCCCGCATTGGGTGCGCATGCCGTGGTTCAACGCGCTCGCGGTGGTGCTGGCGCTGACCGGGTTGTACGCGGTGCTGGGGTTCGTCCTGCTGCCCCGCCTGGCCGAACATCTTGCTCCGGAGCTGGCTGCCAGGTACCTCAAACGGCACCTGTCGATTGCCGAGGTCCGCTTCGATCCGTTCCGCTTCAGCCTCGACCTGCAGGGTTTCGCGCTCGACGAGGTTTCGGGCGAGCCCCTGCTGAGCTTCGCCCGCCTTTCGCTCAATCTCGACCCGGTCGGCTTGCTGGACAACACCTTGACGTTTTCCGAGGCTCTGGTCGAAAAGCCTTCGGTCGACCTGGTGGTCGACGCGGAGGGGCGGCTGAATCTCGCAAAGCTCGCGGACGAGTTGCCCGAATCGGCGGAACCGGGGAAGCGGGACGGCCAGCCCCTGGCGGTGACCTTCAAACATCTCTCGATGGTGGGCGGCAAAGTCAGGTTCGCCGACCGGTCGAGGACGGCGCCTTTCGAGGAGACGTTCGATTCCATCGATCTCGAAGTCGCCGATCTTTCCACCTTGCCCGAGGTCCAGGGAACCCACCACGTGACCGCGAAATTCCGTGAGCGCGGCATCCTGGACTGGCGGGGCGGGATTTCGATCAATCCGCCCTATTCCGAAGGCGACTTGCGAGTCGGAAATGTCCCCCTTGCGGCCCTCTGGCCTTTCGTGAAGGAACGGATCGCTCTGGCCGAACCGGGAGGGGAGCTGGGGGCCGTCGCGCATTACAGGCTGGCCGAAGGGCCTGCCGGACTCGATCTGAGCGTGAGCGGCCTGACCGCGGAAATCGAAAGTTTGAAGCTGATTCCGGAGGGAGGTTCCGAACCGATCCTGACCCTGGCCCGCCTCGAAGCGAGGGATGCCGGATTCGACCCGGCAAACCGCCTGGTCCGCGTGCCGAAGTTCGAAATCCGGGAAGGCCGCTTGCGCGCGGCCGTCGACGAAGCCGGCGAAATCGACTGGCTGAAACTGTCGAGGCCGGATGCACCGGCCGCCGCCCCTCCCGTTTCGAAGGATCAGCCGGAGCCGCCGTGGCGGGTCGAGGTCGGTGCTTTCAGTATGGCCAAGATCGGCGTCGATTATGCCGATGCCAGCCGGCGTGCTCCGGTCTGCCTCGGCGTCGGCGCGCTCGAGCTTTCGTTTGCCGCCGCCATGGAGGTCGGGGCGGAGGATTTGAAGGCGGCGATAAGCCGCCTGGCAATCCGGATGGACAACATCGCGCTGACCGCGGCCGGCGCCTCGGGGCAGCGGGAAGACCTGGCGACGCTGGAATCGCTCACGGTCGAGGACGGAAATCTGGACCTGGCCAAACGCGAAATCGCCATCGGCCGGATCGCCCTGAAAGGCGGCGGCACCCGCATCGACCGCGAGGCGGCGGGCGGCATCCTCCCGGCGGAGGCGCTGGCGCCCAAGGCCAGCGCGGGCCGTCCTCCGGAGCCGCCGGAGGCGGGGGCATGGCGCTACGCCTTGCAGCAGTTCGTCCTCGAGGATTTCGGCGTGGCAATGGCCGACCGGACTTTCGTCCCGGCGATCGCTTACGACCTGGACAGGCTGCGGCTGAGCTTGGGGCCGGTCGCCAGCGGCGCGGTTACGCCCATGACGTTCGACGCGGCATTCGCGGTCAGGCAGGGCGGGGAGTTCAAGGCGTCGGGTTCGCTGTCCCAAAGCCTGGACCAGGCCGATGGCGAGGTCCGGTTGGAGCGGATCGATCTCAAGTCCCTGCATCCCCTGGTGGCCCGCTTCTCCCGCCTGCGGCTCGAAAGCGGGGATTTGTCGGCGCAGCTCGAATTCGGCTACCGGCAGGATTCCGGCACGGCCTTGAAGGCCAAGGGCGATCTGAGCGTGGGCGGGCTGCTCTTGAAAGAGACCGCCAGCGGCAAGCGGTTCCTGTCGTGGAAGAATCTGTCCGCGGAAGCGCTCGACTTCGGACTGGCGGAAGGGCGGCTGGCGGTCAAACAGGTGCGCATCGCCGAGCCGGGCTGGAATATGGAGATCTTCGAGGACCGCTCGACCAACATCGAGAGGATTTTCGCCGGCGACCGGCCGCCCGGCGCGGCACCGAAAGCCGTCGAGGGCCGGCGCCGGACGGAAAAGTCCAAGCCGTTGCTCGTGACGGTGGAAGCCGTTCGTGTCGAGAAGGGCGACATCGATTTCAGCGACATGTCGCTCGTCCTCCCCTTCGCCACCCGTATCCATGATTTCTTCGGTACGGCGGCGGGCCTTTCGACCCGGCCCGAGGCGCGGACGATGCTCCAATTCCACGGGCAGGTCGACCGCTACGGCGCGGTCAACGTCTACGGTCAGTTGAGCCCCCTGGCGCCGAAACATTTCGGCGACGTCAGCGTGGCGTTCCGCAATGTGGACATGCCGTCTCTGTCACCCTACAGCGCGACCTTTGCCGGCCGGGAAATCACCTCGGGCAAGCTCAACCTGGACATCCGTTACCAGATCGACGACGGCCGGCTGAGGAACGACAACAGGATCGTGCTGGAACGGTTCGCGCTGGGCGAGCGGATCGAGAGCCCCAAGGCGGTCTCGCTGCCGCTCGACCTGGCGGTCGCGCTGCTGACCGACGGCGACGGCAAGATCGAGGTATCGGTTCCCGTCGAGGGCGATCTCGGCAATCCCAGGTTCGATTATGGAAAAGTGATCTGGGAGGCTTTCGTCAACGTGATCACCAGGACGGTGACCGCGCCGTTCAGGGCCTTGGGCGGGCTGTTCGGGGGCAACGGCGAAGAGATGGGGGGCGTGTTGTTCGAGCCCGGCAGGGCCGACATCGGGCCGCCCGAGCTGGAGAAGCTCCACAAGGTCATGGTCGCTTTGGCCCAGCGTCCTCGGCTCAGCCTGGAGGTGCGGGGCGGCGTCGATCCGGACCTGGACGGGCGTGCGCTGAAATCCTTGCAGGTACGGCGGGCACTCGCTGCGAAGCTGGGTTTCCGGTGGTCGCCGGAGGAGGAGCCGGGGCCGGTTCCGTTCGACAGTGCCGCCAGCCAGTCGGCGCTCGAGGAGCTGGCCGACGAGCGCGGCGGTCCGAACGCAGTGGATAAGCTTCAGGCCGCTTTCGAAAAGAAGGAAGGCAGAAAGGTCGGGCGCATCGGCCGCGTTTCCGCCCTGGTGGGCCGCCCCAGTCCGGATTCGGCGTTCTATCGGGCGTTGTTCGAGCATCTGGTCGAAACCGCGCCGCTGGCTGCCCAGGATCTGGAGGCTTTGGCCGGCCGCCGTGCCCAGGCGGTGGCCGTAGAGTTGACGCGGCGGGGCGCACTGGACCCTGGCCGCGTCAAAGTCGGCGATACCACGTCCGGCGATGTCAGGGACCGGCGGATCGTCACCACGCTGGACCTGAGACCGGCGGGGGGCTGA
- a CDS encoding restriction endonuclease subunit S → MSERWQTDPLGKYCYIKARIGWRGLAASEYRESGPFLIAGKHIESGRIDWDATDHISEFRYNESSEIALAEGDVILSKDGTIGRVARIDSLPGKATINGTMMLVRPVRGIDYRFLYHVLNGAEFKKLIDDKVSGSSIPHIFQRDMVTLPVSFPPIAHQTKLAEVLDTLDTAIHETEAIIAKLKAIKQGLLHDLLTRGIAANGELRPPQAEAPHLYKPSPLGWIPKEWDIKQLAELLGNVDPSMRSGPFGSALLKQELVEAGFPLLGIDNVHAERFVSSYTRFVTPTEFAQLSRYAVRPDDLMITIIGTVGRCCLVPDDIGQALSSKHTWTISLNQQIYSPYLAMLQVNFSPWVLGHFARDQQGGTMAAIRSETLRSTRLPAPPRTEQRLIEKGLRELDKRIDLEVDSLAKRRSEKTALSDDLLTGRVRVTPLLEATAP, encoded by the coding sequence ATGTCTGAGCGTTGGCAAACCGACCCGCTTGGAAAGTACTGCTACATCAAGGCTCGCATCGGCTGGCGGGGACTCGCCGCATCCGAGTATAGGGAGTCAGGGCCTTTTCTCATTGCGGGGAAGCACATTGAGAGCGGGCGCATCGACTGGGATGCCACCGATCACATCTCGGAGTTCCGCTACAACGAATCGTCGGAGATCGCCCTTGCAGAAGGTGATGTGATTCTTTCAAAAGACGGCACCATCGGGCGCGTAGCTCGCATCGATTCGCTACCAGGAAAAGCAACGATCAATGGAACGATGATGCTCGTTCGCCCCGTGCGGGGGATCGACTATCGCTTTCTGTATCACGTCCTGAACGGTGCTGAGTTCAAGAAACTCATCGATGACAAGGTCTCGGGTAGTTCGATCCCGCATATCTTTCAGCGGGACATGGTCACCTTGCCGGTGTCCTTCCCGCCAATCGCGCATCAGACGAAGCTGGCCGAGGTCCTCGACACCCTCGACACCGCCATCCATGAAACCGAGGCGATCATCGCCAAGCTCAAGGCCATCAAGCAGGGCCTGCTGCACGACCTGCTGACGCGCGGCATAGCCGCCAACGGCGAACTGCGCCCGCCCCAGGCCGAGGCGCCGCATCTCTACAAGCCCTCGCCGCTGGGGTGGATTCCGAAGGAGTGGGACATCAAGCAGCTTGCAGAGTTGCTAGGCAACGTCGATCCGTCTATGCGCTCAGGCCCGTTTGGCAGTGCACTTTTGAAGCAAGAGCTGGTTGAAGCTGGATTCCCGCTGCTCGGAATCGACAACGTCCATGCCGAGCGGTTTGTTTCCAGCTACACGCGCTTCGTGACACCAACGGAATTCGCGCAGCTGTCGCGCTATGCAGTTCGCCCCGACGACTTGATGATCACGATCATAGGCACTGTCGGGCGATGCTGCCTGGTGCCGGACGACATCGGTCAGGCTCTGTCTTCCAAGCACACTTGGACGATCTCTCTCAATCAACAAATCTACTCGCCCTACTTGGCCATGTTGCAGGTCAATTTCTCGCCTTGGGTGCTTGGGCACTTTGCTCGAGATCAGCAAGGCGGGACGATGGCTGCAATTCGGTCTGAAACACTGAGATCCACTCGGCTTCCGGCACCTCCGCGTACAGAGCAACGCCTTATTGAAAAGGGCCTTCGCGAGCTGGACAAGAGAATTGACCTAGAGGTTGATTCTCTTGCGAAGCGCCGGTCGGAGAAAACCGCCCTCTCGGACGACCTCCTCACTGGCCGCGTGCGCGTCACGCCGCTGCTGGAGGCCACTGCGCCGTGA